A genomic window from Candidatus Obscuribacterales bacterium includes:
- the hutH gene encoding histidine ammonia-lyase, with protein MSAIEVKTSPLLIDGFSLSLEDLEPVADARRPVKLSDAALKQLTDSRATVEKILAGGKPVYGITTGFGKFKDVYIDPADSKVLQKNLILSHAAGVGANLDTRITRVIMLLRANALAKGFSGIRPSVVQLLLDCLNKGVHPLIPEKGSLGASGDLAPLAHLSLLLIGYGKAEYQGKIMDASEALAKAGLQPVELEAKEGLALTNGTQAMAAIGSLTLLQAERLAKMADIIGAMSLEAQLGSAKAFDERIHKARPIPGQLASAANLRRLLKDSGIVESHTDCAMVQDAYSLRCMPQVHGASRQAFAHVRSILEIEINSATDNPLVFGDDVLSGGNFHGQPLALPFDYMSIALAELANISERRTERLVNSALSNGLPAFLTEFGGLNSGFMIAHYTAAALVSENKPLAHPASVDSIPTSANQEDHVSMGTIGSRKARDILGNTTKVLAIELLCATQGLDFRLKNGADANHKIKDLSPGPGIDAAYKHVRSKITHLGEDREIHLDIDAAEKIVASGSLLQTVEAALGTLQ; from the coding sequence ATGTCAGCAATAGAAGTAAAAACAAGCCCCTTATTAATCGACGGATTCAGCCTTAGCCTGGAGGACCTCGAACCGGTCGCAGACGCTAGACGACCTGTCAAACTCTCCGACGCAGCGTTAAAGCAGCTAACTGATAGCCGTGCGACGGTGGAAAAGATACTAGCCGGTGGAAAACCTGTTTATGGCATCACAACTGGCTTTGGCAAATTCAAAGACGTCTATATAGATCCGGCTGACTCCAAAGTTTTACAAAAGAACCTCATTCTTTCCCACGCAGCCGGAGTCGGCGCCAATCTAGATACTAGGATAACGCGCGTCATTATGCTTCTGCGCGCCAACGCGTTAGCGAAAGGCTTCTCCGGTATTCGACCGTCTGTCGTTCAACTTCTACTGGATTGCTTAAACAAAGGCGTCCATCCACTAATTCCGGAAAAGGGATCATTGGGCGCTTCCGGCGACCTCGCCCCACTTGCCCATTTAAGTCTTTTGCTGATTGGCTACGGCAAAGCGGAATATCAAGGCAAAATCATGGACGCGAGCGAGGCATTAGCCAAGGCCGGACTCCAACCGGTTGAACTGGAAGCAAAAGAAGGACTCGCATTGACCAACGGCACTCAAGCAATGGCCGCCATCGGCTCTCTCACGCTATTGCAAGCAGAGCGCCTGGCCAAAATGGCCGACATTATTGGGGCCATGTCACTTGAGGCACAATTAGGCTCGGCAAAAGCGTTCGATGAAAGAATTCACAAGGCTCGCCCAATTCCCGGACAATTAGCTTCCGCAGCCAACTTGCGCAGGCTTCTAAAAGACAGTGGCATTGTTGAAAGTCATACGGATTGCGCAATGGTTCAAGATGCATACTCGCTGCGTTGCATGCCGCAAGTGCACGGCGCCTCGCGTCAGGCGTTTGCGCATGTGCGTTCAATTCTAGAAATTGAAATCAATTCAGCAACAGATAATCCGCTAGTGTTTGGCGACGATGTATTGTCCGGCGGCAACTTCCACGGACAACCACTGGCTCTGCCCTTTGATTATATGTCCATCGCTTTGGCGGAATTGGCCAACATCTCGGAAAGACGCACGGAGCGCCTGGTCAATTCGGCACTATCAAATGGACTACCGGCATTTCTGACAGAATTCGGCGGCTTAAACTCCGGCTTTATGATTGCCCACTACACAGCAGCGGCTCTGGTCTCTGAAAACAAACCACTAGCTCATCCGGCGTCTGTTGATTCGATTCCAACATCGGCCAATCAAGAAGACCACGTATCCATGGGCACCATCGGCTCGCGAAAAGCGCGCGACATTCTAGGCAACACAACTAAAGTACTGGCAATTGAACTCTTGTGCGCAACACAGGGTTTAGACTTCCGATTGAAAAATGGAGCTGACGCCAATCACAAAATCAAAGACCTTTCACCAGGTCCAGGTATTGATGCTGCCTACAAACATGTCCGCAGCAAAATAACTCATTTAGGCGAAGACCGAGAAATTCACTTGGACATTGATGCCGCTGAGAAGATAGTTGCATCGGGAAGTCTCTTACAGACGGTAGAGGCTGCCTTGGGTACACTCCAGTAA
- a CDS encoding complex I NDUFA9 subunit family protein, which translates to MALILVTGGTGFVGSRVIPALLEEGYQVRMMSRGNVDWTDTTMAELKRAGVDVIVGDVRDPRKLLEAVDGAKVIINLIGITQQTADTTFEDIHVEALKGLIEVGQKYGVERFIHVSCLGASQYSENACFKTKAQGEEIVKASNFIWTILRPSLTFAEDSIFLNRLVNIVKASPVIPVVDSGLNRLAPISVDDVADCIVQSIYNKHTAEQTYDLVGPNSYSISEFLQLIAQAKGKNKPVLHVPSSMVKALGNLVTKVKPDNPLNDDLVNLLKADSVGDKDAMLATFAVKWKTFEECLTSLED; encoded by the coding sequence GTGGCCCTAATACTTGTAACTGGTGGCACAGGCTTTGTGGGTAGTCGGGTAATCCCCGCACTGCTTGAAGAAGGCTATCAAGTTCGCATGATGTCTCGCGGCAATGTCGACTGGACCGACACAACAATGGCCGAATTAAAACGCGCAGGAGTCGATGTCATCGTTGGCGATGTCAGAGACCCGCGCAAACTTTTAGAAGCCGTCGACGGCGCCAAGGTAATCATCAATCTCATTGGCATAACTCAACAAACTGCAGACACTACTTTTGAGGACATCCACGTCGAAGCTCTTAAAGGACTTATAGAAGTCGGACAAAAATATGGTGTCGAAAGATTTATTCATGTAAGTTGTCTCGGCGCATCACAGTATTCAGAAAACGCCTGCTTTAAAACGAAGGCGCAAGGTGAAGAAATCGTCAAAGCCAGCAACTTCATCTGGACAATTCTTAGACCATCTTTGACTTTCGCGGAAGACAGTATTTTCCTAAACAGATTAGTCAACATAGTGAAAGCCTCGCCGGTAATCCCTGTTGTAGATAGCGGATTAAATAGGTTGGCACCAATTTCCGTAGATGATGTCGCCGACTGCATCGTGCAAAGCATCTACAACAAACATACCGCTGAACAAACCTATGATCTCGTCGGACCTAACTCCTACAGCATCTCCGAATTCCTGCAACTCATTGCCCAAGCCAAAGGCAAGAACAAACCCGTCCTTCATGTTCCCTCATCAATGGTCAAAGCCTTAGGCAATTTAGTAACCAAAGTTAAACCCGACAACCCCCTAAACGATGATCTTGTCAACCTCCTAAAAGCCGACTCCGTGGGCGACAAAGACGCCATGCTCGCCACCTTCGCCGTAAAGTGGAAAACGTTTGAAGAATGTCTAACCAGCTTAGAAGACTAG
- a CDS encoding tetratricopeptide repeat protein, with protein sequence MKSKLLQKSAKLIQTKLHKKTKITWALIVLGLIAAVAVPLLRKPFSPPRERSRFCITESTLSCDREDWVKTEPGVWQALAPNGVSRIYKFVRRETGVLSNGTVVKCDDATVYIPDEGEEGTLRFMQGSDWFDYTGTVRAPSQIESIYEDGARLLAARDTEGAITKFDDCIKQDPRFVAAYLLRGIAYNQLGQKDKAKVDCATADELAADCKYAQELRQKIGS encoded by the coding sequence TTGAAATCAAAGTTGCTGCAAAAGTCGGCAAAGCTCATCCAGACTAAGTTGCATAAAAAGACAAAAATTACTTGGGCTCTCATCGTATTGGGACTGATAGCAGCAGTCGCAGTTCCTTTGTTGCGTAAGCCGTTTTCTCCGCCTCGTGAGAGGTCGCGTTTTTGCATTACTGAATCGACTCTATCTTGTGATAGAGAAGATTGGGTTAAAACAGAACCTGGTGTGTGGCAAGCTCTTGCGCCTAACGGCGTAAGTCGTATTTATAAATTTGTCCGACGGGAAACAGGGGTTCTATCAAACGGCACAGTTGTTAAATGCGACGATGCAACGGTTTATATCCCGGACGAGGGAGAAGAAGGAACGTTGCGTTTTATGCAAGGCAGTGACTGGTTTGATTACACTGGTACTGTCAGAGCCCCGAGTCAAATTGAAAGCATCTATGAAGATGGTGCCAGACTATTGGCGGCTAGAGACACAGAGGGAGCAATCACAAAATTTGATGATTGCATCAAGCAAGATCCAAGATTTGTTGCTGCTTATTTGCTTCGCGGCATTGCCTACAACCAGCTCGGACAAAAGGATAAAGCCAAAGTCGACTGCGCCACAGCAGACGAATTAGCAGCCGACTGCAAGTATGCTCAGGAATTGCGTCAAAAGATTGGCTCTTAG